DNA sequence from the Methanolobus sp. ZRKC5 genome:
CCTTTGTCTGTCTTGTGGTACCAACACAAATTCAGGGTTCAGTGCTTGTTGGATGGACAGAGACAGGTGCTATCCAATTCCTATGGGATCCGATAGGCTATTTCAGCTTGCTGGGAGGGATAATTCTATTCTTCGTAGTTATGCTGTACCACTCGGTAAGCCACTATAAGTTTTAGAGGGGTATGTCAGTGGGAGCACTGACATTTACTTTTTTTAAACGGAGAAGCCTATTTGTAAAACAGATAAATATCAGATGACAGGTGAAATTTATGAAATCAGATATCAATGTTCAACGAGCAAAAGATAATGAAAATCTCACTGACATGGAAAAAAAGCATATTCCAGTCATTGAAGCTCCTGCAGAGGTAATAGCAGGTGAGCCTTTTGAGGTGAAAGTTACGATTGGTAGTATTCCTCATGTGATGGAAGAAGACCATTACATACAATGGATAGAGTTACATATAAATGGTGATTTTGTCGAGAAAAAAGAATTGAAAGTAACAGACGGAAAAGCTGAGGCAACTTTTACGGTGGTTGGAACTGAAGAGATGATCTCCGCACGTGAGATAATGAACTGCAGAATTCATGGATTTGGTGTATGTGGTACATGTGGTGTACGATCAGCAATTGTAATCCTAAGGGCGATCGAAGGTTGTAATGTACATGGTCTATGGGAAGGTTCAACGGGAATTGAAATAACTTCTGCGACTTCAAAACCTGGAAAAAAGTGTGGATGGGGTCCAGAATTGTAATTCTGGATTTCAATTTTATTTTTAGGAGTTTAATATAATGGCAGAATATACACCAAAAAAAAGATTAGCACGTGCATTAACCGGTCAGCCTGTTGACAGGATGCCTGCTGTTTCCGTAACACAAACAGGAACAGTAGAACAGATGGAAGCCTGTGGCGCTTTCTGGCCCGAAGCAAACAGTGATGCGCAAAAGATGGCAACCCTTGCCGAAGCAGGGCATACAGTCGTAGGATTTGAAGCAGTACGTGTTCCTTTTGACATCACCGCAGAAGCTGAGTTCTTCGGCTGTGAGATCAAGGATGGTACTCAGGAACAGCAACCATCAGTTGTCGGTCATGTTGTAAGTAATATAGAGGACATTGCAAAACTCGAAGGCTATAACCTTGACCACGGAAGAATTGGTGTTGTATGTGATGCGATCAAGATTCTCGCAGACAAATATGGTGATGAACTTCCTATAATGGGCAGTATGATCGGTCCTTTCTCTCTTGCTCAGCATATCAATGGTGACGATTGGTTCATGGCTATCTTCACAAACGAGGAATTCGGTCTTGCACTTATGGAGTTCACAACCGAGTTCAATGTTGCATATGCAAAGAAGATGGTAGAGAACGGTGCAGACACCATGGTCATCATTGACCCTACGGCAAGTGCCCAGCTTATTGGTGCTGAGTTCTACGAGAAGTTTGTAGTGCCTTATCACAAGAAGATCTGTGATGCTATGCGCGAGCTTAACGTTGCTACGGTACTGCACATCTGTGGTGACACGACCCAGGGTCTTGTACTTATGGAATCATCCGGTGTGGATGGTATCAGTATTGACCAGAATGTAGATGTTGCAACTGCTGTGGGTCTGGTTGGAAAGTCAGTCATAGTTGGAAACCTTGACCCGGTGAACATGCTCTGGAACAAGACACTTGAGGAGATCAAGAAAGAGTCAGAGAAGGTTCTGGACGCAGAAGTAGGATTGCTGGCTCCAGGATGCGGTATAGTAAGTAAGACTCCAACCGAGAATCTCCAGGCAATGGTGGAGATGGCAAAGAGTCATAATTATTGATATTGATTTGCTTCTCCGGGTCAAATCCTTCATGTGACTAGTCATCATCTTTCCACCCGGAGAAATTATTTTTTGTTATTTACAATATTTTTATTATTCTTAGTTTAATTGTTTTAATGATGACCTAAGATTACAACGCCGTTGTAATACTATCAAAGCAATAGATTATTTTCGTGAGGGTAGTGAATTCAAACACAGTAAGCACATTTGATTGAGTTTATGATATATACATTTTCTTCTTATGCTTTACTATAACTGATTGCTCTTCAAGTTTCATGTTCTATACCAACTGAAGGCAAAAAGTGATGGAGGTATTATTATTAGTAAAGAAGAAATGTTCAAAGAATTATCAGATGCAGTTATCACATGCAAGAATGATGTTGTAACAGCAGCTGTAGAGAAAGCAAGAAATGAAGGTATTTCAGCTCCTGAAATTATCGAAAAAGGTCTTGCAGCAGGAATGAATGAAGTTGGTATCCGTTTTGAGAGAGGTAAGATGTTCCTTCCTCACGTAATGATGGCTGCAGGCGCAATGGAAGCAGGTGTCGCTCTCCTTGAAGCAGATATGCCAGCAGATGCTGCAAGCAAGAAGCTCGGTGTTATAGTAAACGGTACTGTCGAAGGCGACGTCCATGACATTGGCAAGTCCATTGTCTCAACCATGCTTCAATCAGCAGGTTTTGAAGTCCACGATATCGGCAGAGATGTTCCTCTTCAGAATTTCATTGACAAGATCAAAGAAACCAACGCAAACATGGTAGGAATGTCTGCGCTTATGACAACCACTCTCGGTGCCCAGAAAGAAGTCATTGAGATGCTCAAGGAGAATGGTCTTAGAGATGGTATCAAGGTAATGGTCGGCGGTGCTCCAGCAACAGAAGCATGGGCTGAAAAGATCGGTGCAGACTGCTATGCAGAGAATGCCAGTGAAGCTGTTATAAAAGCTAAGGAACTCCTGCTTTAAATGAGGTGATTTTTATGGCAACAGAATATAAACTTAGAATGGGAGACGGAAAGCGTATTTTCATGACAAAGGAGCAGATCATTGCTGACCTTAAAGCAGGTATGGCAGATGCTGCAGACCTTGGTGAGATCCCTAACCTTAGTGAAGATGAGATCGACAAGCTCGTAGATATCATCACAATGCCTTCCAGAATGGTTGGTGTCGAACAAGGTATGGAAGTCCCAGTGACCCACGATATCGGAACCATCAGAATTGACGGTGACCAGGGTAACAGTGGTGTAGGTATTCCATCCAGCAGACTCGTTGGTGCAATGATGCACGAGAGAGC
Encoded proteins:
- a CDS encoding AcrB/AcrD/AcrF family protein gives rise to the protein MDENTQKQSALREAFDIVFIFILAFVCLVVPTQIQGSVLVGWTETGAIQFLWDPIGYFSLLGGIILFFVVMLYHSVSHYKF
- a CDS encoding class II SORL domain-containing protein, producing the protein MKSDINVQRAKDNENLTDMEKKHIPVIEAPAEVIAGEPFEVKVTIGSIPHVMEEDHYIQWIELHINGDFVEKKELKVTDGKAEATFTVVGTEEMISAREIMNCRIHGFGVCGTCGVRSAIVILRAIEGCNVHGLWEGSTGIEITSATSKPGKKCGWGPEL
- the mtbA gene encoding methylcobamide:CoM methyltransferase MtbA; protein product: MAEYTPKKRLARALTGQPVDRMPAVSVTQTGTVEQMEACGAFWPEANSDAQKMATLAEAGHTVVGFEAVRVPFDITAEAEFFGCEIKDGTQEQQPSVVGHVVSNIEDIAKLEGYNLDHGRIGVVCDAIKILADKYGDELPIMGSMIGPFSLAQHINGDDWFMAIFTNEEFGLALMEFTTEFNVAYAKKMVENGADTMVIIDPTASAQLIGAEFYEKFVVPYHKKICDAMRELNVATVLHICGDTTQGLVLMESSGVDGISIDQNVDVATAVGLVGKSVIVGNLDPVNMLWNKTLEEIKKESEKVLDAEVGLLAPGCGIVSKTPTENLQAMVEMAKSHNY
- the mtbC gene encoding dimethylamine corrinoid protein MtbC, with the protein product MFKELSDAVITCKNDVVTAAVEKARNEGISAPEIIEKGLAAGMNEVGIRFERGKMFLPHVMMAAGAMEAGVALLEADMPADAASKKLGVIVNGTVEGDVHDIGKSIVSTMLQSAGFEVHDIGRDVPLQNFIDKIKETNANMVGMSALMTTTLGAQKEVIEMLKENGLRDGIKVMVGGAPATEAWAEKIGADCYAENASEAVIKAKELLL